In a genomic window of Helianthus annuus cultivar XRQ/B chromosome 10, HanXRQr2.0-SUNRISE, whole genome shotgun sequence:
- the LOC110882749 gene encoding uncharacterized protein LOC110882749, which translates to MVKSSKPATFRSAVDLALSLTEDEKRVRTAKTEGDHKWKHDATPTRYSKKGKTDSSYYQSKPTEAKPEYKTCEKRHFGKCQHNQPKGCGICKQMDHKSHECKDLRNATYYGCGEKGHIKTHCPKWVTDAKNKATEAKKGNARAFQLTTKEAVNDANVITGTFLVNDIFARVLFDSRADKSFVDHKFSKLLNLPIRTLNVTYEVEMADGSIEVASTILDGCAISIKNQPVPVNRLPMNLAGFDIILGMDWLAHNQARIACDKKLNEIKSPSGDILTILGDQHYGLHKGVSLLKASKCLKKGCAIYMAHVTIGEPKPEIEDIPIISEYPDVFLEDLPGLPPNRQVEFRIDILTRSAPMSRAPYVRTVWHPLR; encoded by the coding sequence ATGGTTAAATCCTCTAAACCTGCAACATTTAGATCTGCTGTAGATCTAGCCTTATCTCTCACTGAGGATGAGAAACGGGTGAGAACGGCCAAGACCGAGGGCGATCACAAGTGGAAGCATGATGCCACTCCTACTAGGTATTCTAAGAAGGGTAAGACTGATTCGAGCTATTACCAGTCCAAGCCAACTGAGGCAAAGCCCGAGTATAAAACCTGCGAGAAaagacattttggaaaatgtcaACATAATCAACCCAAAGGTTGTGGTATCTGTAAGCAGATGGACCATAAATCCCATGAGTGTAAAGATCTAAGAAACGCCACCTATTATGggtgtggcgagaaagggcatatcaagacccACTGCCCGAAGTGGGTAACTGACGCCAAGAACAAGGCCACTGAAGCTAAGAAAGGCAATGCTAGAGCCTTTCAGCTGACTACAAAGGAAGCAGTTAACGATGCAAATGTCATTACGGGTAcgtttctcgtaaatgatatatttgctagagtcttatttgattctaGAGCTGATAAGAGCTTCGTTGACCATAAATTTAGCAAACTTCTAAACCTGCCCATAAGAACCTTAAATGTTACTTATGAGGTCGAAATGGCCGATGGTAGTATCGAAGTAGCTTCCACGATTCTTGATGGATGTGCTATATCCATCAAGAACCAACCTGTCCCTGTTAACCGCTTACCTATGAATCTTGCAGGATTCGATATaattttaggcatggattggttagctCATAACCAAGCCCGCATTGCTTGCGATAAGAAACTTAACGAAATTAAATCTCCATCCGGTGATATACTCACTATTCTTGGAGATCAACACTATGGATTGCACAAGGGAGTGTCTCTGCTTAAAGCATCCAAGTGTTTGAAAAAAGGATGTGCCATTTACATGGCACATGTGACTATTGGCGAACCGAAGCCggagattgaagacattccaatcATCTCGGAGTACCCAGATGTTTTCCTTGAAGATTTACCCGGTCTGCCCCCGAATAGGCAAGTCGAATTTAGAATCGACATCCTGACTAGATCGGCTCCCATGTCCAGAGCACCGTATGTCCGTACCGTCTGGCACCCACTGAGATGA